From Salmo salar chromosome ssa04, Ssal_v3.1, whole genome shotgun sequence, one genomic window encodes:
- the LOC106603307 gene encoding relaxin receptor 1 isoform X3 → MCQCSVPIHSDRICMRNRFLSQNRITLLKTGIFEDLWNLEWLILDENRIASLRQKSFEGLKSLFFLSLLNNSLESIPKKSVCQEMPRLNWLELEGNKISSLWVSSFQNCTTLTVLALRKNRIQTIEEGIFSGMPNLIDLDVSLNKIEEFSPTIFTNLQNLKQLNISNNPLTHIYDDQFDMFVNLQSLSIEEIDIPNISIQMFRSLRNLAHIYFKKFEYCGYSPNVRSCKPNTDGISTFENLLANIILRVFVWVVAFIICFGNVFVICLRSCIASENQHHTMAIISLCCADCLMGVYLFFIGAFDIKYCGEYNRHAQLWMESMQCQLIGSLAMLSTEVSVMLLTYMTMEKYLCIVFPFHNYRAGRKQTLCYLIFIWVLGFIIAVIPLWDKQTFGNYYGRNGVCFPLHSDEMEKPGARCYSTGIFLGLNLFAFVMIVFSYTSMFYSVQKTAKTARQSVYNKEVSIAKRFFFIVFTDAMCWTPIFLLKILSLLQVEIAGTIVLWVVIFILPINSALNPILYTITTSSFQERLKLCLKAKCRQTGLRETSQKVSEVYENPSPPP, encoded by the exons ATGTGTCAGTGCTCTGTCCCTATACACTCAGATAGAATTTGTATGAGGAACAG ATTTCTCAGTCAGAATCGGATTACGTTGTTGAAGACCGGCATTTTTGAAGACCTTTGGAACCTGGAGTGGCT GATTCTTGATGAAAATAGAATAGCATCTCTGAGACAGAAATCGTTTGAGGGGCTGAAATCGTTATTTTTCCT GTCTTTGCTGAACAATTCCCTAGAATCTATCCCCAAGAAATCTGTCTGCCAGGAAATGCCTAGATTAAACTGGCT AGAACTGGAGGGGAACAAGATATCATCTTTGTGGGTTTCCAGCTTTCAAAACTGCACCACTCTGACAGTATT GGCTCTTCGAAAAAACAGAATACAAACTATTGAGGAGGGAATATTTTCTGGCATGCCTAACCTGATAGACTT GGACGTATCTTTAAACAAAATTGAGGAGTTCTCACCAACTATATTTACAAATCTTCAAAACCTAAAACAGTT GAACATCTCAAATAACCCTCTGACTCATATCTATGATGATCAGTTTGACATGTTTGTCAATTTGCAATCTCT gagtatagaggagatCGACATACCAAACATCAGTATTCAGATGTTTCGCTCTCTTAGGAACTTGGCCCATAT TTATTTTAAGAAATTTGAATACTGTGGCTACTCTCCTAATGTGCGAAGTTGCAAGCCAAACACTGACGGGATTTCAACATTTGAGAATCTTCTTGCGAACATCATCCTTCGCGTTTTTGTGTGGGTGGTGGCCTTCATCATCTGCTTTGGCAACGTCTTTGTGATATGCCTGCGGTCTTGCATTGCATCCGAAAACCAGCACCACACCATGGCCATCATATCACTGTGCT GTGCTGACTGCTTGATGGGAGTATACCTGTTCTTCATTGGTGCATTCGACATCAAATACTGTGGAGAGTACAACAGACACGCCCAGCTGTGGATGGAGAGCATGCAGTGCCAGTTGATTGGCTCTCTGGCCATGCTGTCCACTGAGGTGTCAGTCATGCTTCTGACCTACATGACTATGGAGAAGTACCTGTGCATTGTGTTCCCCTTCCACAACTACAGAGCCGGACGGAAACAGACACTCTGCTACCTCATCTTCATCTGGGTCCTGGGTTTCATAATCGCCGTCATTCCCCTTTGGGACAAGCAGACGTTTGGGAATTACTACGGCAGGAATGGAGTGTGTTTTCCACTTCACTCAGACGAGATGGAGAAACCAGGTGCCCGATGCTACTCCACTGGAATATTTCTGG GGTTGAATCTCTTTGCATTCGTCATGATCGTCTTCTCCTACACCAGCATGTTTTACTCTGTACAGAAAACTGCTAAGACAGCAAGACAGTCCGTCTACAACAAGGAGGTCTCTATAGCCAAGAGGTTTTTCTTCATCGTTTTCACAGATGCCATGTGTTGGACACCTATATTTCTCCTAAAGATCCTCTCTCTTTTACAAGTGGAAATAGCAG GAACGATCGTTCTATGGGTGGTGATCTTCATCCTGCCCATCAATAGTGCCCTAAACCCCATCCTgtacaccatcaccaccagctcCTTCCAGGAGAGACTGAAACTCTGCCTAAAGGCCAAGTGCAGACAAACTGGGCTCAGGGAAACTTCCCAAAAAGTATCTGAAGTCTACGAGAACCCCAGCCCTCCTCCTTAA